A genomic stretch from Arthrobacter sp. KBS0702 includes:
- a CDS encoding Trp biosynthesis-associated membrane protein, translating into MTGAAGTIKSTSPDVPRWARKSTLVLVIAALALAVFGTTTQTWLTVQLDPGQLGKGVSQNGLQVQGSKAATTVTALALVALAGGLAASIAGRIARWVITAIILLAAAGIVAAAVTVLSDPLAAAQGSIAAATGISGSNVQVALTVFPVLAVVAGSLLGISALAIVPAGRYWKSRTKYDAAATAGAPGPAQPADEIDSWDRLSRGDDPT; encoded by the coding sequence ATGACCGGCGCGGCAGGCACGATCAAGAGCACCAGCCCGGACGTTCCGCGCTGGGCCCGGAAGTCCACCCTGGTCCTGGTCATCGCGGCGCTGGCACTGGCCGTTTTCGGCACCACCACCCAGACCTGGCTGACGGTCCAGCTCGATCCCGGCCAGCTGGGCAAAGGCGTCAGCCAGAACGGGCTGCAGGTCCAGGGCAGCAAGGCCGCCACCACGGTCACCGCCCTCGCCCTGGTCGCCCTGGCCGGGGGACTCGCGGCGTCGATCGCCGGGCGCATCGCCCGCTGGGTCATCACGGCGATCATCCTGCTGGCCGCCGCGGGCATCGTGGCCGCTGCCGTAACCGTACTGTCCGACCCGCTGGCCGCGGCGCAGGGATCCATTGCCGCAGCCACCGGCATCAGCGGCAGCAACGTCCAGGTCGCCCTCACCGTGTTCCCGGTCCTCGCCGTCGTCGCCGGCTCCCTGCTCGGGATCAGCGCCCTCGCGATTGTTCCGGCCGGACGCTACTGGAAGAGCCGGACGAAGTACGACGCCGCCGCCACCGCCGGCGCTCCGGGCCCCGCCCAGCCGGCCGACGAGATCGACAGCTGGGACCGGCTCTCCCGCGGCGACGATCCCACCTGA
- the trpC gene encoding indole-3-glycerol phosphate synthase TrpC codes for MSVLDDINAGVREDMEARQRLVTLAELKERAAAAVPARDAWAALGGPSDRTQLKVIAEIKRRSPSKGALASIADPASLAVQYADGGAAVISVLTEQRRFNGSLADLDAVRAAVDVPLLRKDFMIDEYQIWEARAHGADLILLIVASLSDAQLHEYSALSRELGMNVLVETHTAGEVERAVAAGARIIGVNVRNLKTLDVDRSVFSELAAGIPAGALVVGESGVRGVDDVRHYAASGANAVLVGEALVSDATPRDRIAEFMAAGAEEIAARP; via the coding sequence GTGAGTGTTCTCGATGACATCAACGCCGGTGTCAGGGAGGATATGGAGGCCCGCCAGCGCCTCGTCACGCTCGCCGAACTGAAGGAGCGTGCCGCGGCGGCGGTCCCGGCTCGCGACGCGTGGGCCGCCCTGGGCGGCCCGTCGGACCGGACGCAGCTCAAGGTCATCGCCGAAATCAAGCGCCGCAGCCCCTCCAAGGGCGCACTTGCGAGCATCGCGGACCCGGCCTCCCTCGCCGTGCAGTACGCCGACGGCGGCGCGGCCGTGATCAGCGTCCTGACGGAGCAGCGCCGTTTCAACGGCTCGCTGGCCGACCTCGACGCCGTCCGGGCAGCCGTGGACGTCCCGCTGCTGCGCAAGGACTTCATGATCGACGAGTACCAGATCTGGGAGGCCCGTGCCCACGGCGCCGACCTGATCCTGCTGATCGTCGCCTCGCTCTCCGACGCGCAGCTGCACGAGTACAGCGCCCTCAGCCGCGAGCTGGGAATGAACGTGCTCGTGGAGACCCACACGGCCGGCGAAGTTGAACGCGCCGTCGCCGCCGGGGCGCGGATCATCGGCGTCAACGTCCGGAACCTCAAAACGCTCGACGTCGACCGGTCCGTCTTCTCGGAGCTCGCCGCCGGCATCCCCGCCGGGGCACTCGTCGTGGGCGAGTCCGGCGTGCGCGGCGTCGACGACGTCCGGCACTACGCGGCCAGCGGCGCCAACGCAGTCCTGGTGGGCGAGGCGCTCGTCAGCGATGCGACGCCCCGCGACCGGATCGCCGAATTCATGGCGGCCGGAGCCGAAGAAATCGCCGCACGTCCCTGA
- a CDS encoding HGxxPAAW family protein: MSKAPVSAPQPAAGTGVYDGVDHSEPTGHGNSPAAWTTVIIMLVGALIAAIAFVIANTPIFIAGAAVMLIGLVVGFAMRKAGYGVGGSKLKNSGH, translated from the coding sequence ATGAGCAAAGCCCCTGTTTCCGCACCCCAGCCCGCCGCCGGCACCGGCGTCTACGACGGCGTCGACCACAGCGAGCCCACCGGCCACGGCAACAGCCCGGCGGCCTGGACCACCGTGATCATCATGCTGGTCGGCGCCCTCATCGCAGCCATCGCCTTCGTGATCGCCAACACCCCGATCTTCATCGCCGGTGCGGCCGTCATGCTGATCGGCCTGGTGGTGGGCTTTGCCATGCGCAAGGCCGGTTACGGCGTCGGCGGCAGCAAGCTGAAGAACTCCGGCCACTAG